In one Pseudarthrobacter oxydans genomic region, the following are encoded:
- a CDS encoding GntR family transcriptional regulator has product MAGLTAPLLGLQKKSLREQALSALRTAITSGELEPGRHLVETELSEMLQISRGTLREALRQLEQEGLVSAGPRGRLSVRHLDAKEIRDIYTVRAALESLAARELCELPDRQNVISSLRSAIDAMKAAEKEGLQQRVESDLEFHRTLCRLTGNETLLHTWEALEGSIRMSIMFAGLEKGVKNMSVDRHHDIVAAIETGDASLARKTIREHMDTAAANLVA; this is encoded by the coding sequence ATGGCCGGACTGACCGCCCCGCTGCTGGGACTGCAAAAGAAAAGCCTGCGCGAACAGGCGCTCTCGGCTCTGCGCACCGCGATCACCAGCGGTGAACTTGAACCGGGCCGCCACCTGGTGGAAACCGAACTCTCCGAGATGCTGCAGATCAGCCGGGGAACCCTGCGCGAAGCCCTGCGCCAGCTTGAACAGGAAGGCCTGGTCTCCGCCGGGCCGCGCGGCAGGCTCTCCGTCCGGCACCTGGACGCAAAAGAGATCCGCGACATCTACACAGTTCGCGCCGCCCTCGAGTCACTGGCCGCCCGAGAGCTCTGTGAACTGCCGGACCGCCAAAACGTCATCTCATCCCTCCGCTCGGCCATCGATGCGATGAAGGCAGCCGAGAAGGAAGGCCTGCAGCAGCGCGTCGAATCCGACCTGGAATTCCACCGCACGCTGTGCCGGCTCACGGGCAACGAGACACTCCTGCACACCTGGGAAGCGCTGGAAGGGTCCATCAGGATGTCCATCATGTTCGCCGGGCTCGAAAAGGGCGTCAAGAACATGAGCGTGGACCGGCACCACGATATTGTGGCGGCCATCGAAACCGGCGACGCCTCGCTGGCCCGGAAAACCATCCGGGAACATATGGACACTGCCGCGGCCAACCTTGTGGCCTAG
- a CDS encoding transketolase C-terminal domain-containing protein: MSATTEAPDTATAAKPKPKLKTSAMIASFADPGQKTASAPFGHALVKAAQENDKIVGLTADLGKYTDMHIFAKAFPERFFQMGMAEQLLFGAAAGLAETGLVPFASTYSVFAARRAYDFLCLDAAEPNLNVNIVGGLPGLTTGYGPSHQATEDMAIFRGMPNLTIVDPCDSIDIEQAVPQLAASDGPTYLRLLRGNVPTVLDEYGYTFELGKAKVLRGGNDVVFISSGLMTMRALQAAKALAAHNVDVAVVHTPTIKPFDAETVLKEINTDRLAVTLENHSVVGGLFETVASAVVTAGLGKRVVPVALPDRFLDAGALPTLHDRYGLAVDRIVAKVLAELG; encoded by the coding sequence ATGAGCGCCACCACCGAGGCCCCCGACACCGCAACAGCGGCGAAGCCGAAGCCGAAGCTGAAGACCTCGGCGATGATCGCCTCCTTCGCCGACCCCGGCCAGAAGACCGCGTCCGCACCGTTCGGGCACGCCCTGGTCAAGGCCGCGCAGGAGAACGACAAGATCGTCGGCCTCACCGCGGACCTGGGCAAGTACACGGACATGCACATCTTCGCCAAGGCCTTCCCCGAACGGTTCTTCCAGATGGGCATGGCCGAGCAGCTGCTCTTCGGCGCCGCCGCCGGCCTGGCCGAAACCGGGCTCGTCCCGTTCGCGTCCACGTACTCGGTGTTCGCCGCCCGCCGCGCCTACGACTTCCTCTGCCTGGACGCGGCCGAGCCGAACCTGAACGTCAACATCGTGGGCGGCCTGCCCGGCCTGACCACCGGGTACGGCCCCAGCCACCAGGCCACCGAGGACATGGCGATCTTCCGCGGCATGCCCAACCTGACCATCGTGGACCCGTGCGACTCGATCGACATCGAACAGGCAGTCCCGCAGCTCGCCGCTTCCGACGGCCCCACGTACCTGCGCCTGCTGCGCGGCAACGTCCCCACCGTGCTGGATGAATACGGCTACACGTTCGAACTCGGCAAGGCCAAGGTCCTGCGCGGCGGCAACGACGTCGTGTTCATCTCCTCCGGGCTGATGACCATGCGGGCCCTGCAGGCAGCAAAGGCCCTGGCGGCACACAACGTGGACGTCGCCGTCGTGCACACCCCCACCATCAAGCCGTTCGACGCCGAAACCGTCCTCAAGGAGATCAACACCGACCGGCTCGCCGTCACCCTGGAGAACCACTCGGTGGTGGGCGGCCTGTTCGAAACCGTCGCCTCCGCAGTGGTCACAGCAGGGCTCGGCAAGCGGGTGGTGCCCGTGGCACTTCCGGACCGGTTCCTGGACGCCGGTGCACTGCCCACCCTGCACGACCGCTACGGCCTGGCCGTGGACCGCATCGTGGCAAAGGTCCTCGCCGAACTCGGCTAG
- a CDS encoding transketolase gives MSTGIVQDRLAQVSAAAYRIRHHALNMGEVQGQGYVGQALGAADMLAAVYGDQLRFRAEDPHWEARDRFLLSTGHYAIGHYAALAEAGIVPVEELETYGSDDSRLPMSGMSTYTPGMEISGGSLGHGLTIAVGMALGLRYQGSGARVFNFLSDGELDEGSTWEAAMGAHHHQLGNLTAMVDINALQADGKTDTVLRTEPVTEKWESFGWYTQRVDGNDVGALLAAFDNAAAQAAAVGRPSVILCDTKVGRGVPLLEEREKAHFMRIDEHEWQICREQLTAGYEGKASA, from the coding sequence ATGTCCACAGGAATCGTCCAGGACCGGTTGGCGCAGGTCAGCGCCGCGGCCTACCGCATCCGGCACCACGCCCTGAACATGGGCGAGGTCCAGGGCCAGGGCTATGTCGGCCAGGCCCTGGGGGCCGCTGACATGCTGGCCGCGGTCTATGGAGACCAGCTCCGCTTCCGGGCGGAGGATCCGCACTGGGAGGCCAGGGACAGGTTCCTGCTTTCCACCGGGCACTACGCAATCGGCCACTATGCCGCCCTCGCCGAGGCCGGCATCGTCCCGGTCGAAGAGCTGGAAACCTACGGTTCGGACGATTCCCGGCTGCCGATGTCCGGGATGTCCACCTACACGCCCGGCATGGAAATCTCGGGCGGCTCCCTGGGCCACGGCCTCACCATTGCCGTGGGCATGGCCCTGGGCCTGCGCTACCAGGGCTCCGGCGCCCGCGTCTTCAATTTCCTCTCCGACGGCGAACTGGACGAAGGCTCCACCTGGGAGGCTGCCATGGGTGCGCACCACCACCAGCTGGGCAACCTCACCGCGATGGTGGACATCAACGCCCTGCAGGCGGACGGCAAGACGGACACAGTGCTCCGCACCGAGCCGGTGACCGAGAAATGGGAGTCCTTCGGCTGGTACACGCAGCGGGTGGACGGGAACGACGTCGGCGCGCTGCTGGCAGCGTTCGACAATGCAGCCGCCCAGGCCGCCGCCGTCGGACGCCCCTCGGTGATCCTGTGCGACACGAAGGTGGGCCGCGGGGTGCCGCTGCTGGAGGAGCGCGAGAAGGCCCACTTCATGCGCATCGACGAACACGAATGGCAAATCTGCCGCGAGCAGCTCACCGCCGGCTACGAAGGAAAGGCTTCAGCATGA
- a CDS encoding MFS transporter yields MSNEALKMRGHVHGTKDAKRVAIGSGVGAVIETYDFIGFGTAAALYFGTAFFPTGDPVTGTLAAFATLGVGFAARPIGGIIGGHLGDKVGRKPVLVASLILMGVATFLIGLLPTYEQVGLLAPALLVFVRIVQGLAFGAEWGGAILMSYEHAPWKSKGKYTGIVQAGFPVGLLLANLVFLVSVNLGGELAWRVPFLASIVLVAVGLIIRSKVPESPVFDEVKESGSIVKSPITEVIRTDWRSIVRGIGLRIAETAGYAVSVTYMISYLHTQQLANKTETLVALCIASFIGIFATMAWARLTDRVGRRPLYIWSTAFAALFGIPMFLMVNTGLFIFVIATIVISYAVCQNSLAGAQGPWFPELFQAKTRSSGASLAYQISAMVSGFTPFVTTLLFVALGWMGPALLFSFYAAIGLWAALVTRETWGKRERQLADEATKSTPHSVTV; encoded by the coding sequence ATGAGCAACGAAGCTCTAAAAATGCGTGGACACGTTCACGGCACCAAGGATGCAAAGCGCGTCGCTATCGGCTCTGGAGTGGGCGCCGTCATCGAAACCTACGACTTCATCGGCTTCGGCACCGCTGCGGCCCTCTACTTCGGAACAGCCTTCTTCCCCACGGGCGATCCCGTAACAGGAACGCTTGCAGCATTCGCCACCCTCGGCGTCGGCTTCGCCGCCCGCCCCATCGGCGGCATCATCGGCGGCCACCTCGGTGACAAGGTGGGCCGCAAGCCCGTCCTGGTCGCCTCCCTGATCCTGATGGGTGTGGCCACGTTCCTGATCGGCCTGCTGCCCACCTACGAACAGGTTGGCCTGCTGGCTCCCGCGCTGCTGGTGTTTGTCCGCATCGTGCAGGGCCTCGCCTTCGGTGCGGAATGGGGCGGCGCCATCCTCATGAGCTACGAGCATGCGCCCTGGAAGTCCAAGGGCAAGTACACGGGCATAGTGCAGGCCGGCTTCCCCGTGGGCCTCCTCCTGGCCAACCTCGTCTTCCTGGTCAGCGTTAACCTCGGCGGTGAACTGGCGTGGCGTGTTCCGTTCCTCGCAAGCATCGTGCTGGTCGCCGTCGGCCTGATCATCCGCTCCAAGGTGCCGGAGTCCCCCGTCTTCGACGAGGTCAAGGAGAGCGGCTCCATTGTTAAGTCGCCCATCACCGAGGTCATCCGGACCGACTGGCGGAGCATTGTCCGCGGCATCGGCCTGCGCATTGCCGAGACTGCAGGCTACGCGGTGTCCGTCACGTACATGATCTCCTACCTGCACACCCAGCAGCTCGCCAACAAGACCGAAACCCTGGTGGCCCTCTGCATCGCCTCGTTCATCGGCATTTTCGCCACCATGGCCTGGGCCCGCCTCACGGACCGCGTCGGCCGCCGGCCCCTGTACATCTGGTCCACAGCGTTCGCTGCCCTGTTCGGCATCCCCATGTTCCTGATGGTGAACACTGGGCTGTTCATCTTCGTCATTGCCACGATCGTCATCTCCTACGCCGTCTGCCAGAACTCGCTTGCCGGCGCCCAGGGTCCGTGGTTCCCGGAACTGTTCCAGGCCAAGACCCGCTCCTCCGGAGCGTCCCTGGCGTACCAGATCTCAGCCATGGTCTCCGGCTTCACGCCCTTCGTCACCACCCTGCTGTTCGTAGCCCTCGGCTGGATGGGCCCGGCGCTCCTCTTCAGCTTCTACGCAGCGATCGGCCTCTGGGCCGCCCTCGTCACCCGGGAGACCTGGGGCAAGCGCGAACGCCAGCTGGCTGATGAGGCCACCAAAAGCACCCCGCATTCGGTAACTGTCTGA
- a CDS encoding sugar phosphate isomerase/epimerase, producing MFNSRLGCSSISFRHQDLPAALRTISGLGFEEIDLGALPGVCDHVPYTLDAAAVDAVTAEVAASGLRVRSVNGDIGDLNAVLDAGQQAARERHLEALLTLTRNTGAKALVLPCGALSHEPVRSLGEDLDLIAAQLTHAGQRAAESGVELWTESLHFLRFCWNLERAELLAQRLAGTGVGIVMDFSHIVAAGEDPLEYLESRKGSISHVHLRDAVPGNINLSIGNGNADFAAGLRRLAADGYGGHFSLELETRDVTHDERPAAAAKAASFITDLI from the coding sequence ATGTTCAACTCCCGACTCGGCTGCTCGTCCATCAGCTTCAGGCACCAGGACCTGCCGGCCGCCCTGCGGACCATCAGCGGCCTGGGCTTCGAGGAGATCGATCTCGGCGCCCTCCCCGGCGTGTGCGATCACGTTCCGTACACCCTGGATGCGGCGGCCGTTGACGCGGTAACAGCCGAGGTTGCTGCTTCCGGGCTGCGGGTCCGTTCCGTCAACGGGGATATCGGCGACCTCAATGCCGTACTCGACGCCGGACAGCAGGCAGCCCGCGAGCGGCACCTGGAGGCGCTGCTGACCCTCACGCGGAATACCGGCGCGAAAGCGCTGGTCCTCCCGTGCGGTGCCCTCAGCCACGAACCTGTTCGGAGCCTTGGCGAGGACCTGGACCTTATTGCCGCCCAGCTCACCCACGCGGGGCAGCGCGCGGCGGAGTCCGGCGTCGAACTCTGGACAGAATCCCTGCACTTCCTGCGGTTCTGCTGGAACCTCGAACGCGCGGAACTGCTGGCCCAGCGGCTGGCGGGCACCGGCGTCGGAATTGTCATGGACTTCAGCCATATCGTCGCCGCCGGCGAAGACCCGCTGGAGTACCTCGAATCCCGGAAGGGCAGTATTTCCCACGTCCATCTCCGGGATGCCGTGCCGGGCAACATCAACCTCAGCATCGGCAACGGCAACGCCGACTTTGCCGCAGGGCTGCGCCGGCTTGCGGCCGACGGCTACGGGGGGCACTTCTCGCTGGAGCTCGAAACCAGGGACGTCACCCATGACGAACGCCCCGCAGCGGCAGCCAAAGCCGCGAGCTTCATCACCGACCTCATCTGA
- a CDS encoding SDR family NAD(P)-dependent oxidoreductase, producing the protein MTTIQRTAVLTGATSDRGIGITTARRYARQGWAVVILDLDGEKSAKVAAEIGNEFNVPAFGHEIDVANEASVTAAQAAVAAEVASGNLPPVGALANIAGITSPVPFLETTLELWHKVMDVNATGTYLVTKAFLPDMIDNGCGRIVNMSSVSAQRGGGVFGKVPYSAAKAAILGFTKALARELGATGVTVNAITPGAVDTNIRVGSTEEQEAAINAGIPLGRNATTEEVAAVITFLSSEDSAYLTGTTIDINGGSHIH; encoded by the coding sequence ATGACCACCATCCAGCGCACCGCCGTCCTCACCGGGGCAACCTCGGACCGGGGCATCGGCATCACCACCGCCCGCCGCTACGCACGCCAGGGCTGGGCGGTGGTGATCCTGGACCTCGACGGCGAGAAGTCCGCCAAGGTCGCCGCCGAAATCGGCAATGAATTCAACGTCCCCGCCTTCGGCCACGAGATCGACGTCGCCAACGAAGCGTCCGTCACCGCAGCCCAGGCCGCCGTCGCCGCCGAGGTCGCCTCCGGCAACCTGCCGCCGGTAGGCGCACTGGCCAACATCGCCGGCATCACCTCGCCGGTCCCGTTCCTGGAAACCACCCTTGAGCTCTGGCACAAGGTCATGGATGTCAACGCCACCGGCACGTACCTGGTCACCAAGGCATTCCTGCCGGACATGATCGACAACGGCTGTGGACGCATCGTGAACATGTCCTCGGTCTCCGCCCAGCGCGGCGGCGGCGTGTTCGGCAAGGTTCCCTACTCCGCCGCCAAGGCCGCCATCCTGGGCTTCACCAAGGCCCTGGCCCGCGAACTGGGCGCCACCGGCGTGACCGTCAACGCCATCACCCCCGGCGCCGTGGACACCAACATCCGCGTGGGCAGCACCGAGGAGCAGGAGGCCGCCATCAACGCCGGCATCCCGCTGGGCCGGAACGCCACCACCGAGGAAGTAGCCGCGGTGATCACGTTCCTTTCCTCCGAGGACTCGGCCTACCTCACCGGAACCACCATCGACATCAACGGCGGCAGCCACATCCACTAG
- a CDS encoding dihydroxyacetone kinase family protein, with the protein MTKIFNDPSEFAEEALAGFCDVHADLVRQVPGGAVRRLRPPRPKVAVLAGGGSGHYPAFAGLIGAGFADGAVVGNIFTSPSAQQAYMVAKAAESGAGVVFTYGNYAGDVMNFGMASERLAAEGIAVENVLVTDDIASAPPSESAKRRGIAGDFTVFKAMGAAAEAGADLAEVVRLGRKANDRTRTIGSAFSGCTFPGAESPLFSLPDGQMGLGLGIHGEPGLFDTALPPAKELGRELVARLLAETPPDAGERIAVILNGLGSTKHEELFVLWGTVAPLLRAAGYSLVMPEVGELVTSLDMAGVSLTVTWLDEELEPLWLAPAETPAYRRGNAVREAGTVAAGGASDDDVASAAFVATDASRQYAAAGFAALEATQSVLHDAEERLGRMDAIAGDGDHGRGMVRGIDAAAAAASAALAQGAGAGDVLAAAGDAWADKAGGTSGVLWGAGLRALGESLGNSSTPEPAQLAAAVRAFADRIVQLGKAETGDKTMVDALLPFASSFAGLVAEGVEPGRAWEDAARDATAAAEATAGLLPLKGRARPLAEKSLGTPDPGATSLAMIFTVMGPHLTAAVSSESVGARQ; encoded by the coding sequence ATGACAAAAATCTTCAACGATCCCTCGGAATTTGCCGAGGAGGCCCTGGCGGGGTTCTGCGATGTCCACGCGGACCTGGTTCGCCAGGTTCCAGGCGGCGCCGTGCGGCGCCTCCGGCCCCCGCGGCCCAAGGTTGCCGTCCTGGCGGGCGGCGGCTCCGGGCACTACCCGGCCTTTGCCGGGCTGATCGGCGCCGGCTTCGCCGACGGCGCGGTGGTGGGAAACATCTTCACCTCGCCCTCCGCGCAGCAGGCCTACATGGTGGCCAAGGCCGCAGAGTCCGGCGCCGGCGTCGTTTTTACCTACGGGAACTACGCCGGCGACGTCATGAACTTCGGCATGGCCAGCGAGCGCCTGGCTGCAGAGGGCATTGCCGTGGAGAACGTCCTGGTGACTGACGACATCGCCAGCGCACCGCCGTCGGAATCCGCCAAGCGCCGCGGCATCGCCGGTGACTTCACCGTCTTCAAGGCGATGGGGGCCGCAGCCGAGGCCGGCGCGGACCTCGCCGAAGTGGTCCGCCTGGGCCGGAAGGCCAATGACCGGACCCGCACCATCGGCAGCGCGTTCTCCGGCTGCACCTTCCCCGGCGCGGAATCGCCGCTGTTCTCCCTGCCCGACGGACAGATGGGACTGGGCCTGGGCATTCACGGGGAGCCCGGACTGTTCGACACCGCGCTGCCGCCCGCAAAGGAGCTGGGCCGGGAACTGGTGGCACGCCTGCTCGCTGAAACTCCGCCCGACGCCGGCGAACGGATAGCGGTCATCCTCAACGGGCTCGGCTCCACCAAGCACGAGGAGCTCTTCGTTCTCTGGGGCACCGTGGCGCCGCTGCTCCGTGCCGCCGGGTACAGCCTGGTGATGCCCGAGGTCGGGGAACTCGTCACCAGCCTCGACATGGCCGGGGTGTCGCTCACCGTCACCTGGCTGGACGAGGAACTGGAACCGCTGTGGCTTGCCCCGGCGGAAACACCCGCCTACCGCCGCGGCAACGCGGTCCGGGAGGCCGGCACCGTGGCGGCCGGAGGAGCGTCCGACGACGACGTGGCCTCTGCCGCGTTCGTTGCCACCGACGCCTCCCGGCAGTACGCCGCCGCGGGCTTTGCCGCGCTGGAAGCCACGCAGTCCGTCCTGCACGACGCCGAGGAGCGGCTCGGCAGGATGGACGCCATCGCCGGAGACGGTGACCACGGGCGCGGCATGGTGCGCGGGATCGACGCCGCTGCCGCGGCTGCATCCGCTGCCCTCGCCCAGGGCGCCGGAGCGGGCGATGTGCTGGCAGCCGCCGGTGATGCCTGGGCCGACAAGGCGGGCGGAACGTCCGGCGTCCTGTGGGGAGCGGGATTGCGGGCTCTTGGTGAATCCCTTGGAAACAGTTCGACGCCGGAACCCGCGCAGCTGGCAGCGGCGGTCAGGGCATTCGCGGACCGGATCGTGCAGCTGGGGAAGGCGGAGACAGGCGACAAGACCATGGTGGACGCGTTGCTGCCGTTCGCCTCTTCCTTTGCCGGGCTCGTGGCAGAAGGCGTGGAGCCGGGCCGGGCGTGGGAGGACGCGGCCCGCGACGCGACGGCAGCCGCCGAGGCGACAGCCGGCCTGCTGCCGCTCAAGGGCCGCGCCCGCCCTTTGGCGGAAAAGAGCCTGGGCACACCGGATCCCGGAGCGACCTCGCTGGCCATGATCTTCACCGTCATGGGCCCGCACCTCACCGCCGCCGTATCCAGCGAATCCGTGGGAGCACGGCAATGA
- a CDS encoding RpiB/LacA/LacB family sugar-phosphate isomerase — protein sequence MNTEGRAMGLRLVVGADEAGVDYKDKVLEDLRQDPRVREVIDIGVNRSDAPDDFTRPYPYVGITAGEMIRDGAADRAILFCGTGIGVAIAANKVEGIRATAAHDSFSVERSILSNDCQVLTMGQRVVGIELARRLAKEWIGYTFDPASASAGKVKVLTDFEAC from the coding sequence ATGAACACTGAAGGACGAGCCATGGGACTGAGACTTGTTGTAGGCGCGGACGAGGCGGGAGTCGATTACAAGGACAAGGTCCTTGAGGACCTCCGGCAGGATCCCAGGGTCAGGGAAGTGATCGACATTGGCGTCAACCGGTCCGATGCTCCGGATGACTTCACCAGGCCGTACCCATATGTGGGTATCACGGCTGGCGAAATGATCAGGGACGGCGCCGCGGACCGGGCCATCCTCTTCTGCGGCACCGGAATCGGCGTGGCCATCGCGGCGAACAAGGTGGAAGGAATCAGGGCCACTGCCGCCCACGATTCTTTCTCCGTGGAACGCTCCATCCTGTCCAACGACTGCCAGGTCCTCACCATGGGCCAGCGCGTGGTGGGCATCGAACTCGCCCGCCGGCTGGCCAAAGAGTGGATCGGTTACACCTTCGATCCGGCCTCCGCGTCCGCGGGAAAGGTCAAGGTCCTCACGGATTTCGAGGCTTGCTGA
- a CDS encoding FadR/GntR family transcriptional regulator translates to MGRRTLVDDLVDGLLDDILAGKLKPHDAIPPEADIAKAYDVSRLTVREALKALRAQNILYVKAGRGTFVNPSDNWTGLDAIFKAASHGNGADQVSVGLIEMRRMVETGAASLAAKRHTPEHARQMEQCIADMKRFHEAGDLDRFVDADIAFHDAVLRASGNPFVRALFAQLGQLLYMTRRETSAVPEIQLHAIEYHQKVMDSILSGDAELSRRVMDDHMEQTYRDYERYVQHPESHG, encoded by the coding sequence ATGGGCCGCAGGACACTCGTCGACGATCTTGTCGACGGCCTGCTTGACGACATACTGGCAGGCAAGCTAAAACCACACGATGCCATCCCGCCCGAAGCGGACATAGCAAAGGCGTACGACGTCAGCCGGCTCACGGTCCGCGAGGCGCTCAAGGCGCTGAGGGCGCAGAACATCCTCTACGTCAAGGCGGGGCGCGGAACCTTCGTGAACCCGTCGGACAACTGGACCGGCCTGGACGCGATCTTCAAGGCCGCCTCGCATGGAAACGGCGCGGACCAGGTGTCCGTGGGACTGATCGAAATGCGGCGCATGGTGGAAACGGGCGCGGCGTCCCTGGCCGCCAAGCGCCATACTCCCGAGCATGCCCGGCAAATGGAGCAGTGCATCGCGGATATGAAGCGCTTCCACGAGGCCGGGGACCTGGACCGCTTCGTCGACGCTGATATAGCGTTCCACGATGCTGTGCTCAGGGCCTCGGGGAACCCCTTCGTGCGGGCCCTCTTCGCGCAGTTGGGACAGTTGCTCTACATGACCCGGCGCGAGACCTCGGCCGTGCCCGAGATCCAGCTCCATGCGATCGAATACCACCAGAAGGTCATGGACAGCATCCTCAGCGGTGATGCCGAACTTTCCCGCCGGGTCATGGATGATCATATGGAGCAGACGTACCGCGACTACGAGCGCTACGTCCAGCACCCTGAATCGCACGGCTAG
- a CDS encoding MFS transporter, which yields MTSLSMPSAGLGELGERTLRKVRRRVMPLIVLLYFIAYLDRNNVGFAKLTMSEDIGLTAAAYGLGAGIFFLGYALLEVPSNAGMYRFGARKWLARILITWGIFASAMALVNGESTYYIIRFLLGAAEAGFFPAILFYLTLWFPAAQRVTVLGIFILAQPISNALGAPVSGLLLQMDGIMGLHGWQWLYIIEGIPAILLGLLTPMLMTDRPRDAKWLSTEEREWLATTMDAELAAKSKGGSHNFLAGLKDKRTLTYSALYFGLVCGIYGLGLWMPTIVAALGKFSTAEVGFIVLIPYSIAAVFVYFWSRRADRTGKRAWHSSVSMVLAGMGLLAAGYLLPVNPILALIALTAAAMGIYGAIAPFLSMPSAALTGAAAASGLALVNSLGNLGGFVAPYAVGLLKDATGNNQSGLLFLSFCLCVTAVATYFYARKRPEGDAALDPAVAAAAEVNAAKVS from the coding sequence ATGACTTCACTCTCCATGCCGTCCGCAGGACTGGGCGAACTCGGCGAGCGCACGCTCCGCAAGGTTCGCCGCCGCGTCATGCCGCTGATTGTCCTGCTTTACTTCATTGCCTACCTTGACCGCAATAACGTGGGCTTCGCCAAACTCACCATGAGCGAGGACATCGGCCTCACCGCCGCCGCCTACGGCCTTGGTGCCGGCATCTTCTTCCTGGGCTACGCCCTGCTGGAAGTTCCCAGCAACGCCGGGATGTACCGCTTCGGCGCCCGCAAGTGGCTGGCCAGAATCCTTATCACCTGGGGCATCTTTGCCAGCGCCATGGCGCTGGTCAACGGGGAAAGCACCTATTACATCATCCGGTTCCTGCTGGGTGCGGCCGAAGCCGGCTTCTTCCCCGCGATCCTCTTCTACCTGACCCTGTGGTTCCCCGCCGCCCAGCGCGTCACGGTCCTGGGCATCTTCATCCTCGCCCAGCCCATTTCCAACGCCCTCGGCGCCCCGGTCTCCGGCCTGCTGCTGCAGATGGACGGCATCATGGGCCTGCACGGCTGGCAGTGGCTCTACATTATCGAGGGCATCCCCGCCATCCTGCTCGGCCTGCTGACCCCGATGCTGATGACCGACCGTCCCCGTGACGCCAAGTGGCTCAGCACTGAAGAACGCGAATGGCTCGCCACCACCATGGACGCCGAACTTGCCGCCAAATCCAAGGGCGGCAGCCACAACTTCCTGGCCGGCCTCAAGGACAAGCGCACCCTGACCTACTCGGCCCTGTACTTCGGCCTGGTCTGCGGCATCTACGGCCTGGGCCTCTGGATGCCCACCATTGTGGCCGCCCTTGGCAAGTTCTCCACCGCCGAGGTGGGCTTCATTGTCCTCATTCCGTACTCCATTGCCGCGGTCTTTGTGTACTTCTGGAGCAGGCGGGCGGACCGCACGGGCAAGCGCGCCTGGCACTCCTCCGTCAGCATGGTGCTGGCCGGCATGGGCCTGCTGGCCGCGGGCTACCTGCTTCCGGTCAACCCCATCCTTGCCCTCATCGCCCTGACCGCTGCGGCGATGGGCATCTACGGCGCCATTGCACCGTTCCTGTCCATGCCGTCCGCCGCGCTCACCGGAGCTGCTGCCGCATCCGGGCTGGCGCTGGTGAACTCCCTCGGCAACCTCGGCGGCTTTGTGGCCCCGTACGCCGTGGGCCTGCTCAAGGACGCCACCGGCAACAACCAGAGCGGACTGCTCTTCCTGTCCTTCTGCCTGTGCGTCACGGCAGTGGCCACGTACTTCTACGCCCGGAAGCGGCCTGAGGGCGACGCCGCACTGGACCCGGCAGTTGCCGCTGCGGCAGAAGTCAACGCAGCCAAAGTCTCCTGA
- a CDS encoding SDR family NAD(P)-dependent oxidoreductase produces the protein MTTTPFPADRTVVLTGAASARGIGRATADLMASEGWSIAILDINAEDAKAAAAEIGSNRAVKAIGVGADVSDAASVDRAISEIEDSLPPIVALANLAGISSPTTFMETTVEEWDKVFAINMRGTFIVSQRVLKGMIERKLGRIVSISSISAQRGGGTYSKVAYSASKAGIIGFTRALAREVGEFGVTVNAIAPGPIDTDIMGGTLTEERKAQMSEGIMMGRVGTREEVAALISFLLGKDAGYITAATYDINGGLQVS, from the coding sequence GTGACAACCACACCATTTCCTGCCGACCGAACCGTCGTACTGACCGGGGCTGCCTCTGCCCGCGGCATCGGCCGCGCCACGGCGGACCTGATGGCCAGCGAGGGCTGGTCCATCGCGATCCTCGACATCAACGCCGAAGACGCCAAAGCCGCGGCTGCGGAAATCGGTTCCAACCGTGCAGTGAAGGCAATCGGAGTCGGCGCGGATGTTTCCGACGCCGCCTCCGTGGACCGGGCCATCAGCGAAATCGAAGACTCGCTGCCGCCCATCGTTGCCCTCGCCAACCTTGCCGGCATCAGCTCGCCCACAACCTTCATGGAGACCACCGTGGAGGAGTGGGACAAGGTGTTCGCCATCAACATGCGCGGAACCTTCATCGTGTCCCAGCGCGTCCTCAAGGGAATGATTGAGCGCAAGCTCGGACGCATCGTGAGCATCTCCTCGATTTCCGCCCAGCGCGGCGGCGGCACCTACTCCAAGGTGGCCTACAGCGCCTCCAAGGCTGGAATCATCGGCTTCACCAGGGCCCTTGCCCGTGAAGTGGGTGAGTTCGGCGTTACCGTCAACGCGATCGCACCCGGTCCCATCGACACCGACATCATGGGCGGCACCCTCACCGAGGAACGCAAGGCCCAGATGTCGGAGGGCATCATGATGGGAAGGGTGGGTACCCGCGAGGAAGTGGCCGCCCTGATTTCCTTCCTGCTCGGGAAGGACGCCGGCTACATCACCGCCGCGACCTACGACATCAACGGCGGCCTGCAGGTCAGCTGA